A single genomic interval of Mycolicibacterium holsaticum DSM 44478 = JCM 12374 harbors:
- a CDS encoding alpha/beta fold hydrolase encodes MPAQPPQIDGVRRSFVDARGVRFHVTEAGAPDGRPVLALHGWPQHHWVYRDLLADPPPGMRVIAPDLPGYGWSGPAPHRWAKDDVADDVLALMDALGLDRVLLVGHDWGGFVGYRILLSAPERFDGYLVMNMAHPWVSPRLVVPQLWRFWYQVLVATVGVPLQRRTPFLERAFALFSHLDRETARIYADRFRDPVVARTARDTYRTFLLRELPAAARGPAPPRATVPIRCLFGLGDIAVPVAFAAQETANADDYTLETVDASHFIVDERPDLVRARLIALADETARS; translated from the coding sequence ATGCCTGCACAACCGCCACAAATCGACGGCGTACGTCGATCGTTCGTCGACGCCCGCGGGGTGCGGTTCCATGTCACCGAGGCAGGCGCGCCAGACGGCCGCCCGGTCCTGGCGCTGCACGGTTGGCCGCAACACCATTGGGTGTACCGCGACCTGCTGGCCGACCCGCCGCCGGGAATGCGGGTCATCGCGCCTGACCTGCCCGGTTACGGCTGGTCGGGACCCGCGCCGCACCGGTGGGCCAAGGACGACGTCGCCGACGACGTGCTTGCGCTGATGGACGCGCTCGGGCTGGATCGGGTGCTGTTGGTGGGCCACGACTGGGGCGGTTTCGTCGGCTATCGGATACTGCTGAGCGCGCCGGAGCGTTTCGACGGCTATCTCGTGATGAACATGGCCCATCCGTGGGTGTCGCCGCGATTGGTGGTGCCTCAACTGTGGCGGTTCTGGTACCAGGTGCTGGTGGCCACGGTCGGCGTGCCGTTGCAGCGCCGCACGCCGTTTCTCGAGCGCGCCTTCGCGTTGTTCTCCCATCTCGACCGGGAGACCGCCCGCATCTACGCCGACCGGTTCCGCGATCCCGTGGTGGCCAGGACCGCCCGAGATACCTACCGGACGTTCTTGCTTCGGGAACTACCCGCGGCCGCGCGTGGGCCCGCACCACCGCGTGCGACCGTACCGATCCGGTGCCTGTTCGGGCTGGGGGACATCGCGGTGCCCGTTGCGTTCGCGGCGCAGGAAACGGCCAACGCCGACGATTACACGTTGGAGACCGTCGATGCGAGCCATTTCATCGTCGACGAGCGGCCAGACCTCGTTCGGGCGAGGCTGATTGCGTTGGCGGACGAGACGGCGCGTTCGTAG
- a CDS encoding class I adenylate-forming enzyme family protein: MQIIEFFDRGAQLNPNNVAFVAPDGTGALTYAEVESFTHRVAAALHRDGFGANAPVAVLSPNTPALFPCVLGVLRAGCSWVALNARSTPHDLAAFLELVGARMLFHSKTMADVAAECRSVVGTLERTVVIEEIDDWLCPRGSRVDLPPLDPEAIAGYFGTGGTTGRSKAVEVPHRAFETMIHAFNTHMPEHRPVHLVAAPLTHAAGTMILPVLSTGGTNVVHRGVVAAEILESIERNRVTRLFLPPTAIYSLLADPAVRTADVSSLRYFLYGAAPMSVDKLIEALCVFGPVMTQVYGQTEVPMLCTFFAPDEHAAAAANPDLHKRLASCGRPSLVANVAVMGDDGGLMPRGERGEIVVRSSLQMKGYHRAPEETRAVRRPGDWHATGDVGFLDEDGYVYLVDRKRDVIVSGGFNVYPGAIEQVIWGHPAVQDCAVIGLPDEKWGERVTAVVELKEGCSVEAAELIGLCRERFGAVQSPKEVIFRELPRSAVGKVLKRVLRDEYWAGRTRLI; the protein is encoded by the coding sequence ATGCAGATCATCGAATTCTTCGACCGGGGTGCGCAACTGAACCCGAACAACGTCGCCTTCGTCGCTCCGGACGGAACTGGCGCGTTGACTTACGCTGAGGTCGAGTCGTTCACCCATCGTGTCGCGGCGGCTCTTCACCGCGATGGGTTCGGAGCCAATGCGCCCGTCGCGGTGCTGAGCCCCAACACGCCGGCACTGTTTCCCTGCGTGCTCGGCGTACTGCGGGCGGGCTGTTCGTGGGTCGCCCTGAACGCAAGGTCGACTCCGCATGACCTCGCCGCTTTCCTCGAGCTGGTGGGCGCTCGGATGCTTTTCCATTCGAAGACCATGGCCGACGTCGCTGCCGAGTGCCGTTCGGTCGTGGGCACACTCGAGCGCACCGTGGTCATCGAGGAGATAGATGACTGGCTGTGTCCACGGGGTTCGCGGGTGGACCTGCCGCCACTGGATCCTGAGGCGATCGCCGGCTACTTCGGCACCGGAGGTACCACCGGCCGGTCAAAGGCCGTGGAAGTGCCACACCGAGCCTTCGAAACGATGATTCATGCGTTCAACACACATATGCCCGAGCATCGCCCGGTTCACCTCGTCGCAGCGCCCCTCACGCATGCGGCCGGAACGATGATCCTGCCGGTACTGAGCACGGGCGGGACCAACGTCGTCCATCGTGGGGTGGTGGCGGCCGAAATCCTCGAGTCGATCGAACGCAACCGTGTTACGCGACTATTCCTACCGCCCACCGCGATCTACAGCCTGCTCGCCGACCCGGCGGTCCGCACTGCCGACGTGTCAAGCCTGCGCTATTTCCTCTATGGCGCCGCGCCGATGTCGGTCGACAAGCTGATCGAAGCGCTTTGCGTGTTCGGTCCGGTGATGACCCAGGTATACGGGCAGACCGAGGTCCCGATGCTCTGCACATTTTTCGCCCCGGACGAGCATGCAGCCGCTGCGGCCAACCCGGATCTGCACAAGCGCCTGGCAAGCTGTGGACGCCCGTCGCTGGTCGCCAATGTCGCCGTGATGGGTGACGACGGTGGCCTGATGCCCCGGGGTGAGCGTGGTGAGATCGTGGTGCGCAGTTCGTTGCAGATGAAGGGGTATCACCGCGCGCCGGAGGAAACCCGCGCGGTGCGACGTCCAGGGGACTGGCACGCGACCGGCGATGTCGGCTTCCTGGATGAGGACGGGTATGTCTACCTGGTCGACCGCAAGCGAGACGTCATCGTCTCCGGCGGTTTCAATGTCTACCCCGGTGCGATCGAACAGGTCATCTGGGGCCATCCCGCCGTCCAGGATTGCGCGGTGATCGGGTTGCCCGACGAGAAGTGGGGCGAGCGGGTGACCGCCGTCGTCGAACTCAAAGAGGGCTGCTCGGTCGAAGCGGCGGAGCTGATCGGACTGTGCCGTGAGCGGTTCGGCGCTGTGCAGAGCCCGAAGGAAGTCATCTTCCGTGAGCTTCCGCGGTCAGCCGTGGGCAAGGTGCTCAAGCGGGTGTTGCGGGACGAATACTGGGCGGGCCGAACGCGTCTCATCTAG
- a CDS encoding sensor histidine kinase has product MGILSRNRGDLRIYLGAAPGVGKTYSMLAEAHRRLERGTDVVAAVIQTHGRRRTAQRLAGIEVVPPQFIEHDGERYPELDVAAVLERRPKVVLVDDLAHTNAPGSKNAERWQDVEELLNAGITVITTVGVENLESLADVAGQITGVEPKERIPDEIVRAADQIELVDITPQALQRRLAHGNIYPPEHVDAAMSNYFRVENLTALRQLALLWLADQVDAALSKYRSDKKIPETWAPRERVVVGVTGGPESETLVRRASRIASRSGAELKVVHVVQGEGLTGISSQQRKAVRDLAVSLGATMHTVVAGDVASALLDFARDANASQLVIGSTRRSRLARIFEEGVGENVVRQSGTIDVHMVTHEDAGAGTSGSRNAPWRRRVTSWLAAVAIPVAIWAGTAFLPDGLLGVGGQGALFFTGVLAVAFLGGLVPAVVSAVLSGLLLSYFSVAPVNTFAFDDTDSGVTVGVLMLVAILAAGLVDHSVNRAREARRSSQDAELLSLFADSVLRDTDIDVLLGRIRETYFQRAVSMVHIPTGDVVAEVGKDPCTDIDDADTAVDIGDDEYCMLLAGPPLTTRERRVISTVANHAVDLVKRRESAENASRTGAVVAVDGLWRSLSSSVAHGLRTPLAAVKTAVPSVRGGDVDFPAQDTADLLATGEESVDQLMAVVGNLLDSSRLAAGVIRPESRRIELEEAVQRSLLGMTTGNTDFTRRGVERVKATVDGAAVLADGPLLERVLANVIDNSLRYAPDSMVRVTAGKVGNRMRIAVVDEGPGIPRGTEEQIFAPFQRFADGVGIGVGLGLSVARRFVEAMGGTISASDTPGGGLTVEIDLPAAPKES; this is encoded by the coding sequence ATGGGCATTTTGAGCCGAAACCGTGGGGACCTGCGCATCTACCTCGGCGCTGCGCCCGGCGTCGGCAAGACCTACTCGATGCTGGCCGAGGCGCACCGGCGCCTCGAGCGCGGCACCGACGTGGTCGCGGCCGTCATCCAGACCCACGGCCGCCGCAGGACCGCCCAGCGGCTCGCCGGCATCGAGGTGGTCCCTCCCCAGTTCATCGAGCATGACGGCGAGCGCTATCCCGAACTCGACGTGGCCGCGGTCCTGGAGCGACGGCCCAAGGTGGTGCTCGTCGACGACCTCGCCCATACCAACGCTCCCGGAAGCAAGAACGCCGAACGCTGGCAGGACGTCGAGGAGTTGCTCAACGCGGGCATCACGGTGATCACCACCGTCGGCGTCGAGAACCTGGAGAGCCTCGCCGATGTTGCCGGCCAGATCACCGGCGTCGAACCAAAGGAACGCATCCCCGACGAGATCGTCCGCGCCGCCGACCAGATCGAGCTGGTGGACATCACCCCACAAGCGTTGCAGCGCAGGCTCGCTCACGGAAACATCTACCCGCCAGAGCATGTCGACGCGGCGATGTCCAACTACTTCCGCGTCGAGAACCTCACCGCGTTACGCCAATTGGCGCTGCTGTGGCTGGCCGACCAGGTCGACGCCGCACTGTCCAAGTACCGCTCCGACAAGAAGATCCCCGAAACCTGGGCCCCCCGCGAACGGGTGGTGGTCGGTGTCACCGGTGGACCCGAGTCAGAAACCCTGGTGCGCCGCGCATCTCGAATCGCCTCCAGGTCGGGCGCGGAACTCAAGGTCGTGCACGTCGTCCAGGGCGAGGGCCTCACCGGGATCTCATCACAGCAGCGGAAGGCCGTGCGCGACCTCGCCGTCAGCCTCGGCGCCACGATGCACACCGTCGTCGCCGGTGACGTCGCCTCGGCGCTGCTCGACTTCGCCCGCGACGCCAACGCCAGCCAACTGGTCATCGGAAGCACCCGGCGGTCGCGATTGGCTCGCATCTTCGAGGAGGGCGTCGGCGAGAACGTGGTGCGCCAGTCAGGCACCATAGACGTCCACATGGTCACCCACGAGGACGCCGGGGCAGGCACCTCGGGGTCACGTAACGCGCCTTGGCGGCGCCGCGTGACGTCCTGGCTTGCCGCCGTGGCGATTCCGGTCGCGATCTGGGCGGGTACCGCGTTCTTGCCCGACGGGCTTCTCGGGGTCGGTGGTCAGGGCGCGTTGTTCTTCACCGGCGTGCTCGCCGTCGCATTCCTTGGCGGACTCGTTCCCGCGGTGGTGTCGGCAGTGCTGTCCGGGCTGCTGCTCAGCTACTTCTCCGTCGCGCCGGTGAACACCTTCGCCTTTGACGATACCGACAGTGGGGTCACCGTCGGGGTGCTGATGCTCGTCGCCATCTTGGCGGCCGGTCTCGTCGACCACTCCGTCAACCGCGCCCGGGAAGCTCGCCGGTCGTCGCAGGACGCCGAACTGCTCTCGCTGTTCGCCGATTCGGTGCTGCGCGACACCGACATCGACGTATTGCTTGGCCGCATCCGCGAAACCTACTTCCAACGCGCCGTGAGCATGGTTCACATCCCCACCGGCGACGTCGTCGCCGAAGTGGGTAAGGACCCGTGCACCGACATCGATGACGCCGACACCGCGGTCGACATCGGCGACGACGAATACTGCATGCTGCTGGCCGGCCCGCCGCTCACCACCCGCGAACGCCGGGTGATCAGCACCGTCGCCAACCACGCCGTCGATCTCGTGAAACGCCGGGAATCAGCCGAAAACGCCAGCAGGACCGGCGCCGTCGTCGCCGTCGACGGACTGTGGCGCTCACTGTCGTCATCGGTGGCCCACGGCCTGCGCACTCCGCTGGCAGCGGTCAAGACGGCGGTGCCCTCCGTCCGCGGCGGTGACGTCGACTTCCCGGCGCAGGACACCGCCGATTTACTGGCCACCGGCGAGGAGTCGGTCGATCAGCTCATGGCCGTCGTCGGCAACCTGCTCGACTCGTCCCGCCTTGCCGCCGGGGTGATCCGCCCCGAGTCTCGGCGTATCGAACTGGAGGAGGCCGTCCAACGCTCACTGCTCGGGATGACCACGGGCAACACCGATTTCACCCGGCGTGGTGTCGAGCGGGTAAAGGCGACCGTCGACGGCGCAGCGGTGCTCGCCGACGGTCCCCTGCTCGAGCGCGTGCTGGCCAACGTGATCGACAATTCGCTGCGCTACGCTCCCGACAGCATGGTCCGGGTGACCGCGGGCAAGGTGGGCAACCGGATGCGCATCGCCGTCGTCGACGAAGGCCCGGGCATCCCACGAGGAACCGAAGAACAGATCTTCGCGCCGTTCCAGCGGTTCGCCGACGGCGTCGGTATCGGTGTCGGCCTTGGTCTTTCGGTCGCGCGCAGGTTCGTCGAGGCGATGGGCGGGACGATTTCCGCTTCGGACACCCCCGGCGGCGGCCTGACCGTCGAAATCGACCTGCCCGCCGCGCCGAAGGAAAGCTAG
- a CDS encoding propionyl-CoA synthetase, translating to MAGYRELCDASLRDPAAFWADAAREVTWTREPQQILDDSNPPFYRWFPDGELNTCANALDRHVEGGRGDQPALIYDSPVTGTQQTYTYRELHSATARFAGVLQQLGVRKGDCVVIYLPMVPEAAIAMLACARLGAMHSVVFGGFAAHELAARIDDARPAVIVSASCGIEPSRIVDYKPMLDAALEMAEHPAQTCVILQREQQRCDMVAGRDLDWHELMSTAQPVDPVPVKSTDPLYVLYTSGTTGKPKGIVRDNGGHAVALLWSMRHIYDTHPGDVYWAASDVGWVVGHSYIVYGPLMLGATTVLYEGKPVGTPDAGAFWRVAAEHRVKAMFTAPTAIRAIKKEDPDGLHIGKYDLSALKYLFQAGERLDPGTYHWASEKLGLPVVDHWWQTETGWSIAANPMGIEPMPIKPGSATVTMPGYDVRILRTDGSECDVGEEGAICVRLPLPPGTLPTLWGDDDRYVASYLSAFSGYYLTGDGGYVDEDGYLFVLGRTDDVINVAGHRLSTGSLEAVLAAHPAVAECVVIGVADEIKGQVPRGFVVLKAGAPTDRLADELVAAVRDNIGAVACFRTVDVVPALPKTRSGKILRKTMRGIADGREEPVPSTIEDPAVLDALKPILQR from the coding sequence ATGGCCGGATACCGGGAGCTGTGCGACGCCAGTCTCCGCGATCCCGCGGCGTTCTGGGCGGACGCCGCGCGGGAGGTGACGTGGACGCGCGAGCCACAACAGATCCTCGACGACTCCAACCCGCCGTTCTACCGCTGGTTTCCCGACGGTGAACTCAACACGTGCGCCAACGCGCTCGACCGCCACGTCGAAGGCGGCCGCGGCGATCAACCCGCGCTGATCTACGACTCCCCCGTGACCGGGACCCAGCAGACCTACACCTACCGTGAACTCCATTCGGCCACAGCGCGTTTCGCTGGTGTGCTGCAGCAGTTGGGCGTGCGCAAGGGCGACTGCGTCGTGATCTACCTGCCGATGGTGCCCGAAGCCGCGATCGCGATGCTGGCGTGCGCGCGGTTGGGCGCCATGCATTCGGTGGTGTTCGGCGGGTTCGCCGCGCACGAACTGGCCGCGCGCATCGACGACGCGCGCCCGGCGGTGATCGTGTCGGCGTCCTGCGGCATCGAACCGAGCCGCATCGTCGACTACAAACCGATGCTCGATGCGGCGCTGGAGATGGCTGAACATCCTGCGCAGACGTGCGTCATCCTGCAGCGCGAGCAGCAGCGGTGTGACATGGTCGCCGGTCGCGATCTGGACTGGCACGAGCTGATGTCCACCGCACAGCCCGTCGACCCCGTACCCGTGAAATCCACCGATCCGCTCTACGTGCTCTACACCTCGGGCACCACGGGCAAGCCGAAGGGCATCGTGCGCGACAACGGTGGACACGCGGTCGCGCTGCTGTGGAGCATGCGCCACATTTACGACACCCACCCCGGTGACGTCTACTGGGCCGCCTCGGACGTCGGTTGGGTGGTCGGGCATTCCTACATCGTCTACGGCCCGCTGATGCTCGGCGCGACGACGGTGTTGTACGAAGGCAAGCCCGTCGGCACCCCCGATGCCGGCGCGTTCTGGCGGGTGGCCGCCGAACATCGGGTCAAGGCGATGTTCACCGCGCCCACCGCGATCCGCGCCATCAAGAAAGAGGATCCCGACGGCCTGCACATCGGCAAGTACGATCTGTCGGCGCTGAAGTACCTGTTCCAGGCCGGGGAGCGACTCGACCCGGGCACCTATCACTGGGCGTCGGAGAAGCTGGGCCTGCCGGTGGTCGATCACTGGTGGCAGACCGAGACCGGCTGGTCCATCGCCGCCAACCCGATGGGTATCGAGCCGATGCCGATCAAGCCCGGCTCGGCGACGGTGACCATGCCCGGCTACGACGTCCGCATCCTGCGCACCGACGGCAGCGAGTGCGACGTCGGCGAGGAAGGCGCGATCTGCGTGCGGCTGCCGCTGCCGCCGGGAACCCTGCCGACGCTGTGGGGCGACGACGACCGCTACGTCGCGTCCTACCTTTCGGCGTTCTCCGGCTACTACCTCACCGGCGACGGCGGATATGTCGACGAGGACGGCTACCTGTTCGTGCTCGGACGCACCGACGACGTGATCAACGTTGCCGGACACCGCCTTTCGACGGGTTCGCTCGAGGCGGTGCTGGCTGCGCATCCGGCCGTGGCCGAGTGCGTCGTCATCGGCGTCGCCGACGAGATCAAGGGCCAGGTGCCGCGCGGGTTCGTCGTGCTCAAGGCCGGCGCTCCCACCGACCGGCTGGCTGACGAACTGGTCGCGGCCGTGCGCGACAACATCGGCGCCGTCGCGTGTTTCAGGACCGTCGACGTCGTGCCTGCCCTGCCCAAGACCCGGTCCGGCAAGATCCTGCGCAAGACGATGCGCGGCATCGCCGACGGTCGCGAGGAGCCGGTGCCGTCGACCATCGAGGATCCCGCCGTGCTCGACGCGCTGAAGCCGATCCTGCAGCGCTGA
- a CDS encoding fumarylacetoacetate hydrolase family protein translates to MRLATLKVNGATAAGRVTGDEVTLLPFADVGDLLASGPGWAARAADGGEHSIPLRHAEFATLIPHPEKVLCVGANYQDHLDEVGLDVPQFPTLFAKYSRSLIGSGDVIVLPANSQAVDWEVELGVVIGAEIRHADAKEALSAVAGYTIVNDVSMRDWQLRTSQFLQGKAFEAATPVGPYLVTPDEVADPGDLRITCAVDGEVKQDSNTGRMLFSVAEIVSYISSFITLVPGDLIATGTPAGVGAACQPPEFLTPGRVMQSTIAGLGQQVNMCVAAAG, encoded by the coding sequence ATGCGACTAGCCACACTGAAGGTGAACGGGGCCACCGCGGCGGGACGCGTGACAGGCGATGAGGTCACGCTGCTGCCGTTCGCCGATGTCGGAGACCTACTGGCGTCGGGGCCGGGGTGGGCTGCGCGCGCGGCTGACGGTGGTGAGCATTCGATACCGCTGAGGCACGCCGAATTCGCCACGCTGATACCTCATCCCGAGAAAGTGCTATGCGTGGGTGCGAACTACCAGGACCATCTGGACGAGGTCGGACTCGACGTTCCGCAGTTTCCCACGCTGTTCGCGAAGTACAGCCGCAGCCTCATCGGAAGCGGTGATGTCATCGTGCTGCCCGCCAACTCCCAGGCAGTCGATTGGGAAGTCGAACTCGGCGTCGTCATCGGCGCGGAGATCCGTCATGCCGACGCGAAAGAGGCGTTGTCCGCGGTGGCCGGCTACACCATCGTCAACGATGTCAGCATGCGCGACTGGCAGCTGAGAACATCACAGTTCCTGCAGGGCAAGGCCTTCGAGGCGGCGACGCCCGTCGGCCCGTACCTGGTGACGCCCGACGAGGTCGCAGACCCGGGCGACCTCAGGATCACTTGCGCGGTGGACGGCGAGGTGAAGCAAGACTCGAACACGGGAAGAATGCTGTTCTCCGTCGCCGAAATCGTGTCCTACATCAGCTCGTTCATCACCTTGGTACCGGGCGACCTGATCGCCACCGGCACCCCGGCGGGTGTCGGCGCTGCGTGTCAACCGCCTGAGTTCCTCACTCCCGGACGAGTCATGCAGTCCACGATCGCCGGGCTCGGACAGCAGGTCAACATGTGCGTGGCCGCAGCCGGCTGA
- a CDS encoding GMC family oxidoreductase yields the protein MASFDYVVVGAGSAGCVLAYRLSENSDASVLVLEAGSDDDLASVKDPTRWLETLGSEIDWCYSTVPQPFAAGRMIAWPRGRVLGGSSSMNSMVHMRGIPADYDRWAELGNTGWHYSNVLPAFRAMEDYPCGDPAHRGVGGPLKVTIPQRRNPHSEAAVAGLVDAGYPFIDDFNGGNVMGVGWNQLTVEKGRRCSAASAFLRPALQRPNLTVRANSRVLRLAVNRRGRVTAVEYERCGRHEVVGVDAEVIVAAGAIESPKALLLSGIGPADTLRGLGIAPVVDLPGVGENLHDHPGVPITWTSRQAIPAGPNQHSEVGLFCNSDTTAPGVQFGILNVPIPGVDAQPGSAFSFYPSLLKPRSRGRVTLKTADPVDNPLIDPGYLADDSDVDGLVEAIRLSRELAASRGLRHWTGSELAPGPQVSDNKDLRAYVRQHVNTWFHPVGTCKMGTDSDPDSVVDAHLRVRGLSNLRVADASVMPEVTSGNTNAPTLMIAWRAADLILNLPSTSFRT from the coding sequence ATGGCGTCGTTTGACTATGTCGTCGTAGGCGCGGGCTCGGCGGGATGCGTGCTGGCGTACCGGCTATCCGAGAATTCCGATGCGTCGGTGCTGGTGCTGGAAGCCGGCAGCGATGACGACCTCGCCAGCGTGAAAGACCCGACGCGATGGCTGGAGACCCTCGGCTCCGAGATCGACTGGTGCTATTCGACGGTGCCGCAGCCGTTCGCAGCGGGGCGGATGATCGCCTGGCCCCGCGGCAGAGTCCTCGGCGGCTCGAGCTCGATGAACTCGATGGTGCACATGCGCGGCATCCCGGCCGATTACGACAGATGGGCAGAGCTCGGAAATACCGGATGGCATTACTCGAATGTGTTGCCGGCGTTTCGGGCCATGGAGGATTACCCGTGCGGCGACCCGGCCCACCGCGGCGTCGGCGGTCCGCTGAAGGTGACGATTCCGCAACGGCGCAACCCGCATTCCGAAGCTGCCGTGGCGGGGCTTGTCGATGCCGGGTATCCGTTCATCGACGACTTCAACGGTGGAAACGTGATGGGTGTCGGATGGAACCAGCTCACCGTCGAGAAAGGTCGCCGATGCAGCGCAGCCTCGGCGTTTCTGCGGCCGGCTCTCCAACGCCCTAACCTCACAGTGCGGGCGAACTCCCGCGTCTTGCGCCTGGCGGTGAACCGGCGAGGTCGAGTCACCGCCGTCGAATACGAGCGGTGTGGACGACATGAAGTCGTCGGCGTGGACGCCGAAGTGATCGTCGCCGCGGGCGCAATCGAATCGCCGAAGGCCCTGCTCCTCTCGGGTATTGGGCCTGCGGACACGCTACGCGGCCTCGGCATCGCGCCCGTGGTGGACCTGCCCGGGGTCGGTGAGAACCTCCACGACCACCCAGGGGTACCGATCACCTGGACATCCCGACAGGCCATTCCCGCGGGCCCGAACCAACACAGTGAAGTCGGCCTGTTCTGCAACTCAGATACCACCGCACCTGGCGTTCAGTTCGGGATCCTCAACGTCCCGATACCGGGGGTGGACGCACAGCCCGGCTCGGCTTTCTCGTTCTATCCGAGCCTGCTGAAGCCGCGAAGCCGCGGGCGCGTCACGCTGAAAACCGCCGATCCGGTGGACAACCCACTCATCGACCCCGGGTATCTGGCCGACGATTCCGACGTCGACGGGCTGGTCGAAGCCATCCGGCTGTCCAGAGAACTGGCTGCCAGCAGGGGCCTGCGGCACTGGACCGGTTCCGAACTGGCGCCGGGACCACAGGTGAGCGACAACAAGGATTTGCGCGCATATGTCCGCCAGCACGTGAACACCTGGTTTCACCCGGTCGGGACCTGCAAGATGGGGACAGACAGCGACCCCGATTCCGTTGTCGACGCGCACCTACGCGTCAGAGGGCTGAGTAATCTTCGCGTCGCCGACGCCTCTGTCATGCCGGAAGTGACGTCGGGCAACACCAATGCCCCGACGTTGATGATCGCCTGGCGGGCAGCGGATTTGATCCTGAACCTGCCGTCGACGAGCTTCCGTACCTGA
- a CDS encoding tyrosine-type recombinase/integrase: MAEEWFGNREGSQKLKPKTLAGYRSLLDVVVLPRWGDIKLRDFDHAGLQAWVSWLATNPAARHRPVEATAGKGLSPARVIQAFQVVDQVLSYAVRARYIAANPADGVELPRKSTQEDIALTHEQVRQLAEAAPVIRTMVYLLAYCGTRFGEMAALRVGDVDLARRRIRIARSVTRVTGKGHVEGDTKTHQVRVVPILTQTLVDALAEEIQNREPTRYLFPGDDGGPMTLGWFRWRFDQAAATAGLAGVTPKTLRHTAGSLALASGASVVTVQKLLGHRNATTTMNVYSHMLPDDFDTLAAAMDTAVTSGTSVS, from the coding sequence GTGGCGGAAGAGTGGTTCGGGAATCGGGAGGGCAGCCAGAAGCTGAAACCGAAGACTCTCGCGGGCTATCGCAGTTTGCTTGACGTGGTCGTCTTGCCCAGATGGGGAGACATCAAGTTGAGAGACTTCGACCATGCCGGGCTTCAGGCATGGGTGTCATGGTTGGCCACCAACCCGGCTGCCCGCCACCGTCCAGTCGAGGCCACAGCGGGAAAAGGCCTGTCACCGGCACGTGTAATACAAGCGTTCCAGGTTGTCGACCAGGTACTTAGTTACGCGGTGCGGGCACGCTACATAGCTGCCAACCCAGCCGATGGCGTCGAACTGCCTAGGAAATCAACCCAAGAAGACATCGCCCTGACGCATGAGCAAGTGCGCCAACTGGCGGAAGCGGCGCCTGTCATCCGCACCATGGTTTACCTGCTGGCGTACTGCGGAACGCGATTTGGGGAGATGGCCGCACTACGTGTGGGCGATGTGGACTTGGCCCGACGGCGCATACGTATCGCTCGTTCTGTCACCCGCGTGACCGGCAAGGGACACGTAGAGGGAGACACTAAGACACACCAGGTGCGGGTCGTGCCGATACTGACGCAAACGTTGGTCGACGCCTTGGCCGAAGAGATCCAAAACAGAGAGCCAACCCGATACTTATTCCCTGGTGACGATGGCGGACCCATGACGTTGGGATGGTTCCGCTGGCGATTCGACCAAGCTGCTGCCACTGCCGGGCTTGCAGGCGTCACCCCAAAGACGTTGCGGCACACCGCCGGATCTCTAGCCTTAGCGTCGGGCGCTTCTGTGGTAACAGTGCAGAAGCTCCTAGGGCACCGCAACGCGACAACAACGATGAATGTCTACTCCCATATGCTGCCGGACGACTTCGACACGTTGGCCGCCGCGATGGACACTGCTGTTACCTCGGGTACTTCCGTCTCGTGA
- a CDS encoding DUF309 domain-containing protein, whose translation MADRDRDESGKARSSRPRDALGRPLPHGSDGVPRIPDDLQLSPSDSLTYAQQLLDDGLAFNAHEVLEAAWKNAPDDERDMWQGLAQLAVGITHIQRGNTVGAATVLSRAAERLADRPEPAPHGIDADGLITHARALIDDLEHGADIAVERLRPRLGGRT comes from the coding sequence GTGGCAGACCGGGATCGCGACGAGTCGGGCAAGGCGCGCAGCAGCCGGCCCCGCGATGCGCTCGGCAGGCCGCTGCCGCACGGCAGCGACGGGGTGCCGCGCATCCCCGACGACCTGCAGTTGTCGCCGTCGGACTCCCTGACATACGCACAACAGCTGCTGGACGACGGGCTCGCGTTCAACGCCCACGAGGTGCTGGAGGCGGCGTGGAAGAACGCGCCCGACGACGAACGCGACATGTGGCAGGGCTTGGCGCAGCTTGCGGTCGGCATCACCCACATCCAGCGGGGCAACACCGTCGGCGCGGCGACCGTGCTGAGCCGTGCGGCTGAGCGGCTGGCTGACCGGCCCGAGCCCGCCCCGCACGGCATCGACGCCGACGGGCTGATCACCCACGCCCGAGCGCTGATCGACGATCTGGAGCATGGCGCCGACATCGCGGTCGAGCGGCTACGGCCCCGTCTCGGCGGCCGAACGTGA